Genomic segment of Prochlorothrix hollandica PCC 9006 = CALU 1027:
TCCAACAGGAGAAGCATCGGGCCGATCGCCTTGCCCAACTCTTAAAAAATCACGGCATTGACCCAAACGCCCTCTAAACTCCGGGTTAACTGACAAAAAACTCGGACTATCTTCCAATAAACCCTCAAGCTGGCTCCGTTGCTCCACAATCGTACTCAGCCAACCCTGACCCCGATACAGCAGTCCTAAATGGGTCGTGTGGTGTGCGTCCTCTGGGCACACACCACACCAAGGGTTTCAGCCGTCGAGATCCTTACAACTGATTTAGGGTTGCTGTATAGCGATCCGAAATCAAAGCGGAACGCTTTTGCACTCTTCCTGGGGAGAGGGGTTGGGGGTCGGGAGCCTTTTAGATCCCAAGACGGATCACTCTAAAAGCAATGATTTTCCTTACCCTATCAGAGGGGCAACCCATCATCCCAGCCCTGGAGCCACGCCCTCCCGTAACTATGCAGGGGGGAAAGTGAATAGGGTTTCAGCCCGACGATCGCCGGTCAGAGCCGGATCCAAGGGGTACATTTCCCTGGGGAACAATCGACATCGGGTAGGGTTCTCGCCCCCGTGCCGACCCTCTTGGTGGCCAACCCATCGCCCCATCCCCGATCGCCTGGAAGTTCTTCAACGGCTGAAACGCCAAATTAGTGTCTTTTCCGGTGAGGAATTCACCGTTATCGCCCAAAATTAAAATAGCTCTAAGCTCCTTCACCCCCCCAAGAGACCATCTCCTATGATTGCGATCGCCCCCCCTAGCCTCAGTTCCCCAACCCTCCCCCACTCCCCCCAAATTACTTGGGAACCCCTACCCGCTGATTTCATCTTGCCCGATGACCCCGTGGACAACCAACTTCAACCCCTTCTCGCCGCTGCTCTCCGCGACTCCCTAGAATTAGCCGGTTTAGTACCGGACTCAGCCCTCATTGCCACCAACTTTGGCCTTTGCGCCACGGTCAACAGCAAAATCGTTGTCAAAGCCCCCGACTGGGTTTATATCCCCCAGGTTAAGCCCCAACCCGATGGAGCCATTCGCCGTAGCTACACCCCCCAAGCCGAAGGAGACCATCCCCTCATGGTCCTCGAATTTATCTCAGAAACCGAAGGGGGAGAATACTCTATTAACCCCCACTATCCCTACGGCAAATGGCATTTCTATGAGCGAATTCTACAAGTCCCCTTCTACGGTATTTTCCACCCCCAAACGAACACCTTAGAACTCTACCGTTTGGTCAATGGCCAATACACAGCCCAACACCCCAATGCCAGTCACCGCTTCTGGATTGCAGAACTTAACCTATTTCTAGGGACTTGGCCCGGTCAGCGCTCTGCTCTCTCTACCCACTGGCTCCGCTGGTGGGATGCCGCTGAAACTCTCCTACCCTGGAGCAGCGAGGTCATTGACCAGGAACGCCAACGCGCCGAACAGGAGCGCCAACGCACCGAACAGGAACGCCAACGCGCCGAACAGGCCGAATCCCAACTTCAGCGGGAACAGGCCCTGCGCCAACAACTCCTCGATCGCCTTCAAGCCCTAGGCATTGACCTCGACGGCACCGAGGCGTAACCCTAGTTCCCCCAACTGACTGCCCTCAACCCCCAACTGCCCCAGTGAGCCATGATCTCCCTCCTCGCACCCCCCCACCTCAGCCCAGAACAGTACCTGACCCAAGAAGAAACCGCCCTCACCAAGAGCGAGTATCATAATGGAACCCTGATCCCCAGGATCGGCGGATCTATCAACCATAACCGCATTACAGCAGTCCTAAATGGGTCGTGTGGTGTGCCCCCGGAGGGGGCACACCACACCAAGGGTTTCAGCCATCGAGATCCTTACAACTGATTTAGGAGTGCTGTATCCGTAATTTCATTCGGCACCTCGATCGTCTCCTCACCTCGCCCGACTGCGATACCCGCCTCCCCTCCCCCCCAGTCACCTATGAAGTTTTTTGCAACGATCTTCGGGTCTAGATTCCGGCCCACAACCACTACACCTATCCTGATGGTTTGATCCTGGATCAACCGCCAGAATTCCACGGCGATCGAACCGATACCATTCTCAACCCTAGCCTGATTCTGGAAAATTATTGCAACTCTCTGCGGAAAATTTATCGCCCGGTGGGGACAGGTTCAGGAGATAGATTACCGCGATCGGCT
This window contains:
- a CDS encoding Uma2 family endonuclease is translated as MIAIAPPSLSSPTLPHSPQITWEPLPADFILPDDPVDNQLQPLLAAALRDSLELAGLVPDSALIATNFGLCATVNSKIVVKAPDWVYIPQVKPQPDGAIRRSYTPQAEGDHPLMVLEFISETEGGEYSINPHYPYGKWHFYERILQVPFYGIFHPQTNTLELYRLVNGQYTAQHPNASHRFWIAELNLFLGTWPGQRSALSTHWLRWWDAAETLLPWSSEVIDQERQRAEQERQRTEQERQRAEQAESQLQREQALRQQLLDRLQALGIDLDGTEA
- a CDS encoding PDDEXK family nuclease; translated protein: MISLLAPPHLSPEQYLTQEETALTKSEYHNGTLIPRIGGSINHNRITAVLNGSCGVPPEGAHHTKGFSHRDPYN